A stretch of the Flavobacterium aquiphilum genome encodes the following:
- the tnpA gene encoding IS200/IS605 family transposase: MANTYSQIYIQIVFAVKNRENLIKKENREELHKFITGIISNREQKLLAIFAMPDHVHILIGMKPNITISDLVRDIKAGSSKFINDSKWINGKFSWQEGYGAFSYSKSHLDNVIKYILKQEENHKNQTFKEEYLSFLEKFEIEYEDKYLFEWIS; this comes from the coding sequence ATGGCAAATACGTATTCTCAAATTTATATTCAAATTGTTTTTGCGGTAAAAAACAGAGAAAATTTGATAAAAAAAGAAAACCGTGAAGAATTGCACAAATTCATTACAGGTATTATTTCAAATAGAGAACAAAAATTACTAGCCATTTTTGCTATGCCTGACCATGTTCATATTTTAATTGGAATGAAACCCAATATTACAATATCAGATTTAGTTAGAGACATTAAAGCAGGCTCATCAAAATTTATTAATGACAGCAAATGGATTAATGGTAAATTCAGTTGGCAAGAAGGATATGGAGCATTCTCATATTCGAAAAGCCATTTGGACAATGTGATAAAATACATTTTAAAACAAGAGGAAAATCATAAAAACCAAACATTTAAGGAAGAGTATCTATCATTTTTAGAAAAATTTGAAATTGAATATGAAGATAAATATCTGTTTGAATGGATCTCATAA
- a CDS encoding acetyl-CoA C-acyltransferase: MKTAYIVKAYRTAVGKAPKGVFRFKRPDELAAETIQHMMNELPDFDKTRIDDVMVGNAMPEAEQGLNVGRLISLMGLKVNDVPGVTVNRYCASGLETIGMATAKIQSGMAHCIIAGGAESMSYIPMGGYKPTPDYAVAKAGHEDYYWGMGLTAEAVAKQFNVSREDQDEFAYNSHMKALNAQAENKFDNQIVPITVEQTFINESGKKETKSYVVNKDEGPRAGTSKEALAGLKPVFAADGSVTAGNSSQMSDGAAFVLVMSEEMVKELNLQPIARLVNYASAGVEPRIMGIGPVKAIPKALKQAGLTLNDIDLVELNEAFASQSLAVIRELGLNPDIVNVNGGAIALGHPLGCTGAKLSVQLFDEMKRRGNKYGIVSMCVGTGQGSAGIYEVL; encoded by the coding sequence ATGAAAACAGCATATATAGTAAAAGCATATCGTACTGCAGTAGGTAAAGCACCAAAAGGAGTTTTTAGATTCAAAAGACCTGATGAGCTCGCTGCCGAAACCATTCAGCACATGATGAATGAACTGCCTGATTTTGACAAAACACGCATTGACGACGTTATGGTTGGAAATGCCATGCCGGAAGCGGAACAAGGTCTGAATGTTGGCCGTTTAATCTCTTTGATGGGATTAAAAGTCAATGATGTTCCGGGAGTTACGGTAAACCGTTATTGCGCATCGGGATTGGAAACTATCGGAATGGCAACTGCCAAAATCCAATCAGGGATGGCGCATTGCATCATTGCGGGAGGTGCCGAAAGCATGAGTTATATTCCGATGGGAGGTTATAAACCAACTCCTGATTACGCTGTCGCAAAAGCGGGACACGAGGATTATTACTGGGGAATGGGACTTACTGCCGAAGCCGTTGCAAAACAGTTTAATGTTTCCCGTGAAGATCAGGATGAGTTTGCCTATAACTCGCACATGAAAGCATTGAATGCACAAGCTGAAAATAAATTCGACAACCAAATCGTTCCGATTACGGTTGAACAAACTTTCATCAACGAAAGTGGAAAGAAAGAAACCAAATCGTATGTTGTCAATAAAGACGAAGGTCCAAGAGCAGGAACTTCGAAAGAAGCTTTGGCTGGTTTGAAACCCGTTTTTGCCGCTGACGGAAGCGTGACTGCCGGTAACTCTTCTCAAATGAGTGATGGTGCCGCTTTTGTACTGGTTATGAGCGAAGAAATGGTCAAAGAATTAAACCTGCAACCTATCGCTCGATTGGTAAACTACGCCTCAGCTGGTGTCGAACCAAGAATCATGGGAATTGGTCCCGTAAAAGCGATTCCAAAAGCATTAAAACAAGCCGGACTAACATTAAACGATATTGATTTAGTAGAACTCAATGAGGCATTTGCTTCGCAATCATTAGCGGTAATTCGCGAACTTGGATTAAATCCTGATATCGTAAACGTAAACGGTGGTGCTATTGCTTTAGGGCATCCTCTAGGCTGTACAGGTGCCAAACTTTCTGTTCAATTATTCGACGAAATGAAGCGCAGAGGAAACAAATACGGAATTGTGAGTATGTGTGTGGGAACTGGACAAGGAAGTGCGGGGATTTATGAAGTTCTTTAA
- a CDS encoding four helix bundle protein codes for MRHNYKNLKIWQLGITIANEISDILLEFPKHERYDLSSQISRCSVSMPSNIAEGSSRTDKAFCHFLDISLGSSYELITQLLIATHRKYINETQFNQLEIKIEEFQRMTMGFQNGLQ; via the coding sequence ATGAGACATAATTATAAGAACTTGAAGATTTGGCAACTTGGAATTACAATCGCAAATGAAATTTCTGATATTTTGTTAGAATTTCCAAAACATGAGCGTTATGATTTAAGCTCTCAAATAAGCAGATGTTCTGTTTCAATGCCTAGTAATATAGCTGAAGGTTCTTCGAGAACAGATAAAGCCTTTTGTCATTTTTTAGACATTTCATTAGGCTCTTCATATGAACTTATTACGCAACTATTAATTGCAACACATAGAAAATATATAAACGAAACACAATTTAACCAATTAGAGATTAAAATAGAAGAATTCCAAAGGATGACAATGGGATTTCAAAATGGACTGCAGTAA